In Solanum stenotomum isolate F172 chromosome 6, ASM1918654v1, whole genome shotgun sequence, one DNA window encodes the following:
- the LOC125869057 gene encoding cyclic dof factor 1-like — MSEVRDPAIKLFGKTIGMTQQETNCVYLHDDHTTSSPLSIDDDKITLEGEFTQSKQDDELVDPTADSSIEPETSSGISDNIKMQDADKETLSSKSIEEEDSSEEKALKKPDKLIPCPRCNSMETKFCYYNNYNVNQPRYFCKNCQRYWTAGGTMRNVPVGSGRRKNKSSSISNYPLQAGRVEAAAHGMHLPALRTNGTVLTFGSDKPLCDSMVSALNLAENSHNMNRNEFHGSERRMPAIGNDQSNGTCSTASSVTDKESSAGTHDLANWNNFQPFPPQVPYFQGAPWPYSGFPVSFYPATPYWGCTVANPWNVPWLSSDQSSVQNNSPTSPTLGKHSRDESKIDPSQSRRRDTNLQNREGERCVLIPKTLRIHDPNEAAKSSIWSTLGIRNEKIDSARGTMLFSAFNPKADHRNREHDTSFALQANPAALSRSLHFRESTQ, encoded by the exons ATGTCTGAAGTTAGAGATCCTGCTATTAAGCTGTTTGGTAAAACAATTGGTATGACACAACAAGAAACCAATTGTGTTTATCTTCATGATGATCATACAACCTCATCCCCTCTTTCAATTGATGATGATAAG ATCACTTTAGAAGGAGAATTTACACAAAGCAAACAAGATGATGAACTTGTCGATCCAACTGCAGACTCGTCGATTGAACCAGAAACATCATCTGGTATAAGCGATAACATCAAGATGCAGGATGCAGATAAAGAAACATTATCATCAAAATCTATCGAGGAGGAGGATTCAAGTGAGGAAAAGGCACTCAAGAAGCCTGATAAATTGATTCCATGTCCGCGATGTAATAGCATGGAAACAAAGTTCTGTTATTACAACAATTACAACGTCAACCAGCCTCGTTACTTCTGCAAGAACTGCCAGAGATATTGGACTGCTGGAGGGACAATGAGAAATGTGCCTGTGGGATCTGGTCGCCGAAAGAACAAGAGTTCTTCCATTTCAAATTATCCTCTTCAAGCAGGTCGGGTCGAAGCAGCAGCTCACGGAATGCATCTTCCTGCTTTAAGGACAAATGGAACTGTCCTTACATTTGGATCAGATAAACCCCTTTGTGATTCAATGGTTTCTGCATTGAACTTAGCTGAGAATTCACATAATATGAATCGAAATGAATTCCATGGATCCGAACGAAGAATGCCTGCAATTGGGAATGATCAATCAAATGGAACTTGTAGTACAGCCTCAAGTGTAACTGACAAAGAAAGCAGTGCTGGTACTCATGATTTAGCAAATTGGAATAATTTCCAGCCATTTCCTCCTCAAGTACCGTACTTTCAGGGCGCTCCGTGGCCTTATTCTGGCTTTCCAGTATCATTCTATCCAGCAACACCGTACTGGGGCTGCACCGTAGCAAACCCTTGGAACGTACCTTGGCTTTCTTCTGATCAATCATCAGTCCAGAACAACAGTCCTACTTCACCAACATTAGGAAAACATTCTCGGGATGAAAGCAAGATTGATCCATCACAATCACGGAGAAGAGATACTAATTTGCAGAATAGAGAAGGTGAGAGATGTGTACTGATTCCGAAGACATTAAGGATTCATGATCCAAATGAAGCGGCTAAAAGCTCTATATGGTCAACACTAGGTATCAGGAATGAGAAGATTGATTCGGCGCGTGGTACAATGCTCTTCAGTGCCTTCAATCCAAAAGCTGATCATAGAAATCGCGAACATGACACTTCTTTTGCCCTGCAAGCTAATCCAGCAGCCTTGTCTAGATCACTTCATTTCCGCGAGAGCACACAATGA